One window from the genome of Roseomonas haemaphysalidis encodes:
- a CDS encoding electron transfer flavoprotein subunit beta/FixA family protein, giving the protein MKLLVPVKRVVDYNVKVRVKADGTGVETANVKMSMNPFDEIAVEEAVRLKEKGIATEIVAVSIGPAQAQEQLRTALAMGADRGILVEAEGTEPLAVAKILKAIAEREQPQVVILGKQAIDDDMNATGQMLAALLGWAQGTFASKVEVADGKATVTREVDGGLETVSLTLPAIVTTDLRLNEPRYASLPNIMKARKKPIETLKPTELGVDVTPRLTVLKVEEPPKRQAGRKVASVAELVDKLRNEAKVI; this is encoded by the coding sequence ATGAAGCTTCTGGTCCCGGTCAAGCGGGTGGTCGACTACAACGTGAAGGTCCGCGTCAAGGCGGACGGCACGGGCGTGGAGACCGCCAACGTCAAGATGTCGATGAACCCCTTCGACGAGATCGCGGTCGAGGAAGCGGTGCGGCTCAAGGAAAAGGGCATCGCCACGGAGATCGTGGCCGTGTCCATCGGCCCGGCGCAGGCGCAGGAGCAGCTCCGCACCGCGCTGGCCATGGGTGCCGACCGCGGCATCCTGGTGGAAGCCGAGGGCACCGAGCCGCTGGCCGTCGCCAAGATCCTGAAGGCCATCGCGGAGCGTGAGCAGCCGCAGGTGGTGATCCTGGGCAAGCAGGCCATCGACGACGACATGAACGCCACCGGCCAGATGCTGGCGGCGCTGCTGGGCTGGGCCCAGGGCACCTTCGCCAGCAAGGTCGAGGTCGCGGACGGCAAAGCCACCGTGACGCGCGAGGTCGATGGCGGGCTCGAGACCGTGAGCCTGACGCTGCCGGCCATCGTCACCACCGACCTGCGGCTGAACGAGCCGCGCTATGCCAGCCTTCCCAACATCATGAAGGCCCGCAAGAAGCCGATCGAGACGCTGAAGCCCACCGAGCTCGGCGTCGACGTCACGCCGCGCCTGACGGTGCTGAAGGTGGAGGAGCCGCCGAAGCGCCAGGCTGGCCGCAAGGTCGCCTCGGTGGCCGAGCTGGTGGACAAGCTGCGCAACGAAGCGAAGGTGATCTGA
- a CDS encoding acylphosphatase, which translates to MDGKLVRIRGRVQGVGFRDWMQREATQLGVHGWVRNRRDGSVEALVSGDPAAVGALLAACRAGPPLARVESIVEDFAEPPAEPGFHRAPTA; encoded by the coding sequence ATGGACGGCAAGCTGGTGCGCATCCGGGGCCGGGTGCAGGGCGTCGGCTTTCGCGACTGGATGCAGCGGGAAGCAACGCAGCTGGGCGTGCATGGCTGGGTGCGCAACCGCCGGGATGGCAGCGTCGAGGCACTGGTGAGCGGCGACCCGGCGGCCGTGGGCGCCCTGCTGGCCGCCTGCCGCGCCGGCCCGCCGCTGGCGCGGGTGGAATCCATCGTGGAGGACTTCGCCGAGCCGCCGGCGGAACCCGGCTTCCACCGGGCACCGACGGCCTAG
- the metW gene encoding methionine biosynthesis protein MetW, giving the protein MRLDLRLIAEMIPPGAKVLDIGCGDGALLDHLTREKHADARGIEIDMAQATAAVAQGLAVIHGDADNDLAFYPDGAFDYVVLSRTIHAVEKPREVLRQMLRIGRHAIVSFPNFGHWEVRMKLLLTGRMPMTDTWGRPWHETPNIHPCTMLDFFDLCAADGYTVERWLAVDERGLKAPWRESVRLANLFGEQALFQLRRTD; this is encoded by the coding sequence ATGCGGCTCGACCTGCGGCTGATCGCCGAGATGATCCCGCCTGGCGCCAAGGTGCTGGACATCGGCTGCGGCGACGGCGCCCTGCTGGACCACCTGACGCGTGAAAAGCATGCCGATGCCCGCGGCATCGAGATCGACATGGCGCAGGCCACGGCCGCCGTGGCGCAGGGTCTGGCGGTGATCCATGGCGACGCGGACAACGACCTGGCCTTCTATCCGGACGGCGCCTTCGACTACGTGGTGCTGTCGCGCACCATCCACGCCGTCGAAAAACCGCGCGAGGTGCTGCGGCAGATGCTGCGCATTGGCCGCCACGCCATCGTGTCCTTTCCCAACTTTGGCCATTGGGAAGTGCGCATGAAGCTGCTGCTGACCGGCCGCATGCCGATGACCGATACCTGGGGGCGGCCCTGGCACGAGACGCCCAACATCCACCCCTGCACCATGCTCGACTTCTTCGATCTGTGCGCGGCCGATGGATACACGGTGGAACGCTGGCTGGCGGTGGACGAGCGCGGGCTCAAGGCGCCATGGCGGGAGTCCGTGCGCCTGGCCAACCTGTTCGGCGAGCAGGCGCTGTTCCAGCTGCGCCGGACGGACTAG
- a CDS encoding 3-hydroxybutyryl-CoA dehydrogenase, which yields MTISTVGVIGAGQMGNGIAHVAALAGLDVVLVDVKQEAVDKAMSTISRNLDRQVSKGGIDAAARDAALGRIQGGTEMSELSAADIVIEAATEREDLKLSIFKQVVPLLKPEAILASNTSSISITRLAAATDRPHRFIGMHFMNPVPVMKLVEVIRGIATDDATFAAVQALAERMGKTTAVAQDYPAFIVNRVLIPMINEAVYALQEGVGDVRSIDAALKLGAAHPMGPLELGDFIGLDTCLAIMRVLHEGMGDSKYRPSPLLVKHVEAGWLGRKSGRGFYDYSQDPPKPTR from the coding sequence ATGACGATCAGCACGGTCGGCGTCATCGGCGCCGGGCAGATGGGCAACGGCATCGCCCATGTGGCGGCGCTGGCGGGGCTGGACGTGGTGCTGGTGGACGTGAAGCAGGAGGCGGTGGACAAGGCCATGTCCACCATCAGCCGCAACCTCGACCGGCAGGTGAGCAAGGGTGGCATCGACGCCGCCGCCAGGGATGCGGCGCTGGGCCGCATCCAGGGCGGCACGGAGATGTCCGAGCTGTCCGCCGCCGACATCGTCATCGAGGCGGCGACGGAACGCGAGGACCTCAAGCTTTCCATCTTCAAGCAGGTGGTGCCGCTGCTGAAGCCGGAGGCCATCCTCGCTTCCAACACCTCGTCGATCTCCATCACCCGGCTGGCCGCGGCGACCGACCGGCCGCACCGCTTCATCGGCATGCATTTCATGAACCCGGTGCCGGTGATGAAGCTGGTGGAGGTGATCCGCGGCATCGCCACCGACGACGCGACCTTCGCGGCGGTGCAGGCGCTGGCGGAGCGGATGGGCAAGACCACCGCCGTGGCGCAGGACTACCCTGCCTTCATCGTCAACCGCGTGCTGATCCCGATGATCAACGAGGCGGTCTACGCGCTGCAGGAAGGCGTGGGCGACGTGCGCTCCATCGACGCCGCCCTGAAGCTCGGCGCCGCGCACCCGATGGGGCCGCTGGAGCTGGGCGACTTCATCGGGCTGGACACCTGCCTGGCCATCATGCGCGTGCTGCACGAGGGCATGGGGGACAGCAAGTACCGCCCCTCGCCCCTGCTGGTGAAGCATGTCGAGGCCGGGTGGCTGGGCCGCAAGTCGGGGCGTGGCTTCTACGACTACAGCCAGGACCCGCCGAAGCCGACCCGCTGA
- the hisC gene encoding histidinol-phosphate transaminase, translating to MTVQPRPSILSIEPYVGGESKLPGVNRIIKLSSNEGAFGPPPGAIEAITRAAREAHRYPDGSAKELRAAIGAKYGLDPARIVCGNGSDELIAHLCLAYGGEGTEIVMSAYGFMMYDIAARYAGCRVIKVAEHDMKADIDGMIAAAAGPRVRIVFITNPNNPTGTLLPSAEIARLRAGLRDDVLLVLDSAYAEYVTDPGYDAGAALVDAAGNTIMLRTFSKIFGLGGMRVGWGYASPEIIDTLNRVRGPFNVAAASQAAAIAALAEPGWEAKSVAHNTEWRGRVVAALEGAGIKVWPSHTNFILLDFGDAARARAADAALKQRGLIVRGMGGYALPHCLRITIGTAEECQMVIDALTAAAPHG from the coding sequence ATGACCGTGCAGCCGCGCCCCTCCATCCTCAGCATCGAGCCGTATGTCGGGGGCGAGTCCAAGCTTCCGGGCGTCAACCGGATCATCAAGCTGTCGTCCAACGAGGGTGCCTTCGGGCCGCCGCCCGGCGCCATCGAGGCCATCACCCGCGCGGCGCGCGAGGCGCACCGCTACCCCGACGGCAGCGCCAAGGAATTGCGGGCCGCGATCGGCGCGAAATACGGGCTGGACCCGGCGCGCATCGTCTGCGGCAATGGCTCGGACGAGCTGATCGCGCATCTCTGCCTGGCTTATGGCGGCGAGGGCACGGAAATCGTCATGAGCGCCTATGGCTTCATGATGTACGACATCGCCGCCCGCTACGCCGGCTGCCGCGTGATCAAGGTGGCCGAGCACGACATGAAGGCGGATATCGACGGCATGATCGCCGCCGCCGCCGGGCCGCGCGTGCGCATCGTCTTCATCACCAACCCCAACAACCCGACCGGCACGCTGCTGCCCTCGGCCGAGATCGCCCGCCTGCGCGCCGGGCTGCGCGATGACGTGCTGCTGGTGCTGGACAGCGCCTATGCCGAATACGTCACGGACCCCGGCTACGACGCCGGCGCCGCGCTGGTGGATGCCGCCGGCAACACCATCATGCTGCGCACCTTTTCCAAGATCTTCGGCCTGGGCGGCATGCGGGTGGGCTGGGGCTACGCCTCGCCCGAGATCATCGACACCCTCAACCGCGTGCGCGGCCCCTTCAACGTCGCCGCCGCCTCGCAGGCCGCGGCCATCGCGGCGCTGGCCGAGCCGGGGTGGGAAGCGAAGTCGGTCGCCCACAACACCGAATGGCGCGGGCGCGTGGTGGCGGCGCTGGAAGGCGCGGGCATCAAGGTCTGGCCCAGCCACACCAACTTCATTCTGCTGGACTTCGGCGACGCCGCGCGCGCCAGGGCGGCGGATGCGGCCCTGAAGCAGCGCGGGCTGATCGTGCGCGGCATGGGCGGCTACGCCCTGCCGCACTGCCTGCGCATCACCATCGGCACGGCCGAGGAGTGCCAGATGGTGATCGACGCGCTGACCGCCGCCGCGCCGCATGGCTGA
- the phbB gene encoding acetoacetyl-CoA reductase, translating into MARLALVTGGQRGIGAAISEELQKAGRSVVASYAGNDAAATAFTERTGIPTVKFDVSDYAACKAAVAKIEAEHGVIEILVNNAGITRDGTMKRMDRDMWDAVIDTNLGSCFNLAKLVWEGMTARKFGRIVNIGSINGQAGQYGQVNYAAAKSGIHGFTKALAQEGARAGITVNAIAPGYVDTEMVRAVPDDVLQKIIARIPVGRLGHAEDIARGVCFLTADDASFITGSTLSINGGQHMY; encoded by the coding sequence ATGGCACGTTTGGCACTGGTCACCGGAGGACAGCGCGGCATCGGCGCCGCGATCAGCGAGGAGCTGCAGAAGGCCGGGCGCAGCGTGGTCGCGTCCTATGCCGGCAACGACGCGGCGGCGACGGCCTTCACGGAGCGGACCGGCATTCCGACGGTGAAGTTCGACGTGTCCGACTACGCGGCCTGCAAGGCGGCGGTGGCCAAGATCGAGGCCGAGCACGGGGTGATCGAGATCCTGGTCAACAATGCCGGCATCACCCGGGACGGCACCATGAAGCGCATGGACCGCGACATGTGGGACGCGGTGATCGATACCAACCTCGGCTCCTGCTTCAACCTCGCCAAGCTGGTGTGGGAGGGGATGACGGCGCGCAAGTTCGGCCGCATCGTCAACATCGGCTCGATCAACGGGCAGGCCGGGCAGTACGGGCAGGTCAACTACGCCGCCGCCAAGTCCGGCATCCATGGCTTCACCAAGGCCCTGGCGCAGGAAGGCGCGCGCGCCGGCATCACCGTCAATGCCATCGCGCCCGGCTACGTGGATACGGAGATGGTGCGGGCGGTGCCGGACGACGTGCTGCAGAAGATCATCGCGCGCATCCCGGTCGGGCGGCTCGGCCATGCCGAGGACATCGCCCGCGGCGTCTGCTTTCTGACGGCCGACGATGCCAGCTTCATCACCGGATCGACGCTGTCGATCAACGGCGGGCAGCACATGTACTGA
- a CDS encoding electron transfer flavoprotein subunit alpha/FixB family protein, with protein MAVLILADRSEDHVSVPTRSAVAAATQIDADVHVLVLGGDAAAQAAAKLPGVTKVLAASGPAYEHGLAEPAAALLLALAPGYTHLLSPGSAMGKNIMPRVAALLDVQIVTDIAGVVDADTFRRFIYAGNALATVKSADAKKVLTVRAASFDPVPAEGGSAAVEAAPATDAPSISSFVGAEIAKSERPELTAARVVISGGRALGSAENFAILDGIADKLGAAVGASRAAVDAGFAPNDHQVGQTGKIVAPELYIAVGISGAIQHLAGMKDSKVIVAINKDEDAPIFQVADYGLVGDLFKLMPELEAELG; from the coding sequence ATGGCCGTCCTGATCCTCGCCGACCGCAGCGAAGACCACGTTTCCGTCCCCACCCGCTCCGCCGTCGCGGCCGCCACGCAGATCGACGCCGACGTGCATGTGCTGGTGCTGGGCGGCGACGCCGCCGCCCAGGCCGCGGCCAAGCTGCCCGGCGTGACCAAGGTGCTGGCCGCCTCCGGCCCCGCCTACGAGCACGGGCTGGCCGAGCCCGCCGCCGCCCTGCTGCTGGCACTGGCGCCGGGCTACACGCACCTGCTGTCCCCCGGCAGCGCCATGGGCAAGAACATCATGCCCCGCGTCGCCGCCCTGCTGGACGTGCAGATCGTCACCGACATCGCCGGCGTGGTGGATGCGGATACCTTCCGCCGCTTCATCTACGCGGGCAACGCCCTGGCCACCGTGAAGTCGGCCGACGCCAAGAAGGTGCTCACGGTGCGTGCCGCCTCCTTCGACCCGGTGCCGGCCGAGGGCGGCAGCGCCGCCGTGGAAGCGGCACCCGCCACGGATGCGCCGTCCATTTCCTCCTTCGTGGGCGCCGAGATCGCCAAGTCGGAGCGGCCGGAGCTGACCGCGGCGCGCGTGGTGATCTCCGGCGGCCGCGCCCTGGGCTCGGCCGAGAACTTCGCCATCCTGGACGGCATCGCGGACAAGCTGGGTGCCGCCGTGGGCGCCTCCCGCGCCGCCGTGGACGCGGGCTTCGCGCCCAACGACCACCAAGTGGGGCAGACCGGCAAGATCGTGGCGCCGGAGCTCTACATCGCCGTCGGCATCTCGGGCGCCATCCAGCACCTGGCCGGCATGAAGGACAGCAAGGTCATCGTCGCCATCAACAAGGACGAGGACGCGCCGATCTTCCAGGTGGCCGACTACGGCCTGGTGGGCGACCTGTTCAAGCTGATGCCCGAACTCGAGGCGGAGCTGGGCTGA
- a CDS encoding soj family protein, producing MDTPIAAVLWTEQARRDLSSVLRLLGHAERCCQELGAEDAADKVAEAVQALLRDGAARKMAA from the coding sequence ATGGACACCCCGATCGCCGCGGTCCTCTGGACCGAGCAGGCCCGACGCGACCTTTCCTCCGTGCTGCGCCTGCTGGGCCATGCCGAGCGGTGCTGCCAGGAGCTGGGCGCCGAGGATGCGGCGGACAAGGTGGCCGAGGCGGTGCAGGCGCTGCTGCGCGACGGCGCCGCCCGCAAGATGGCGGCCTGA
- the metX gene encoding homoserine O-acetyltransferase MetX has translation MTQSPAPPHSESPPADAAAFRHQSVSFPDGLSLDCGAAIAPLTVAFRTYGTLDAARGNAVLVCHAMTGDQYVAESHPVTGKPGWWEAVVGPGKPVDTDRFFVICANVLGGCMGSTGPREEMPGEGRPYGTDFPSITIRDMVRAQKRLVDHLGVPRLLAVIGGSMGGMQVLEWAATFPEMVHAAAPIATAPHHSAQNIAFDEVGRAAIHSDPDWKGGRYWEDGRIPARGLSVARMVAHITYLSEQALTRKFGRRLRGAPALTFLEDVFEVESYLRHQGSTFVNRFDANSYLTITRAMDFFDLAAEHDGNLAAAFRGTPTRFFVASFDSDWLFPTSESRALVRALNAAAANVSFVEIKSDKGHDAFLLHEPEFHAALGGFLRGAAERAGC, from the coding sequence ATGACCCAGTCCCCCGCGCCCCCGCACTCCGAGTCCCCGCCGGCCGATGCGGCGGCATTCCGGCACCAGAGCGTGTCCTTTCCGGACGGGCTGTCCCTGGATTGCGGCGCGGCCATCGCCCCGCTGACGGTGGCCTTCCGCACCTACGGCACGCTGGACGCGGCGCGCGGCAACGCGGTGCTGGTATGCCATGCCATGACGGGCGACCAGTACGTGGCCGAAAGCCACCCGGTCACCGGCAAGCCCGGCTGGTGGGAAGCGGTGGTCGGACCCGGCAAGCCGGTCGACACGGACCGCTTCTTCGTGATCTGCGCCAACGTGCTGGGCGGCTGCATGGGCAGCACCGGCCCGCGCGAGGAGATGCCGGGGGAAGGCCGCCCCTATGGCACCGACTTCCCGTCCATCACCATCCGCGACATGGTGCGCGCCCAGAAGCGCCTGGTGGACCACCTGGGCGTCCCGCGGCTGCTCGCCGTGATCGGCGGCTCCATGGGCGGCATGCAGGTGCTGGAATGGGCGGCGACCTTTCCCGAGATGGTGCATGCCGCGGCGCCCATCGCCACGGCGCCGCACCACAGCGCGCAGAACATCGCCTTTGACGAGGTCGGCCGCGCCGCTATCCATTCCGACCCGGACTGGAAGGGCGGGCGGTACTGGGAAGACGGGCGCATCCCGGCGCGGGGCCTGTCCGTGGCGCGCATGGTGGCGCACATCACCTACCTGTCGGAGCAGGCGCTGACCCGCAAGTTCGGCCGCCGGCTGCGCGGCGCCCCGGCGCTGACATTCCTGGAGGACGTGTTCGAGGTGGAAAGCTACCTGCGCCACCAGGGCAGCACCTTCGTCAACCGCTTCGACGCCAACAGCTACCTGACCATCACCCGCGCGATGGACTTCTTCGACCTGGCGGCGGAGCACGATGGCAACCTGGCCGCCGCCTTCCGTGGCACGCCCACGCGGTTCTTCGTGGCGTCCTTCGACAGCGACTGGCTGTTTCCCACCAGCGAAAGCCGCGCCCTGGTGCGGGCGCTGAACGCGGCGGCGGCCAACGTATCCTTCGTGGAGATCAAGTCGGACAAAGGGCACGACGCCTTTCTGCTGCACGAGCCCGAGTTCCATGCGGCGCTGGGCGGCTTTTTGCGCGGTGCGGCGGAGCGCGCCGGCTGCTGA
- a CDS encoding chorismate mutase gives MADLTPTTAPAQQSQPAPPAGAGPDLAALRAAIDNIDDAMHDLLMRRAALAAGMAAGRVKAGGPTFRPGREAAILRRLLARHEGPLPRPVVARLWRDIIASSLAQQGPFSMAACGAADGAAAHAARGHFGLLTRLTLHPTPAGALAAVAAGEATVAILPAAERGDRPAAAWWMQMQVPRLQVLAALPFLAGPEGARPEALAVAAFRPEPSGRDRTLLRFAGVNDVGRIGGALAALGLPPCRVIWHHARAALAEVEGFLDPADPRLAALPFSSVQVLGAYAEPFCDAPARPTPTHPEEPPA, from the coding sequence ATGGCCGACCTGACCCCCACCACCGCCCCCGCGCAGCAGTCCCAGCCCGCCCCGCCGGCCGGGGCCGGGCCGGACCTGGCCGCGCTGCGGGCGGCGATCGACAACATCGACGATGCCATGCACGACCTGCTGATGCGCCGCGCGGCACTGGCGGCCGGCATGGCGGCGGGCCGGGTGAAGGCCGGCGGGCCGACCTTCCGCCCGGGGCGCGAGGCGGCGATCCTGCGGCGCCTGCTGGCGCGTCACGAGGGCCCGCTGCCGCGCCCGGTGGTGGCGCGGCTGTGGCGCGACATCATCGCCAGTTCCCTGGCGCAGCAGGGCCCCTTTTCCATGGCGGCGTGCGGCGCCGCCGACGGCGCGGCGGCACACGCGGCGCGCGGGCATTTCGGTTTGCTGACGCGGCTGACGCTGCATCCCACGCCGGCAGGCGCGCTGGCCGCCGTGGCGGCGGGCGAGGCCACCGTCGCCATCCTGCCGGCCGCGGAGCGCGGCGACCGGCCTGCGGCAGCATGGTGGATGCAGATGCAGGTGCCCCGCCTGCAGGTGCTGGCGGCCCTGCCCTTTCTGGCCGGCCCCGAGGGCGCGCGGCCCGAGGCGCTGGCCGTCGCGGCCTTTCGGCCGGAGCCGAGCGGCCGCGACCGCACGCTGCTGCGCTTTGCCGGGGTGAATGACGTCGGCCGCATCGGCGGCGCCCTCGCCGCCCTCGGCCTGCCGCCATGCCGGGTGATCTGGCACCACGCGCGGGCCGCGCTGGCCGAGGTGGAGGGCTTTCTCGACCCCGCCGACCCGCGCCTGGCCGCCCTGCCCTTTTCCAGCGTGCAGGTGCTCGGCGCCTATGCCGAGCCGTTCTGCGACGCCCCTGCCCGACCGACCCCGACCCATCCGGAAGAACCGCCCGCATGA
- a CDS encoding twin transmembrane helix small protein gives MITIVSILLALAMLGTLGVLFAGMVGLARGQDGAKSSTLMRYRVWLQGISLALFVVLVLLMRG, from the coding sequence ATGATCACCATCGTATCGATCCTGCTCGCCCTCGCCATGCTGGGCACCCTGGGCGTGCTCTTCGCCGGCATGGTCGGGCTGGCGCGCGGCCAGGACGGCGCCAAGTCCAGCACGCTGATGCGCTACCGCGTCTGGCTGCAGGGCATCTCGCTGGCACTGTTCGTGGTGTTGGTGCTGTTGATGCGCGGCTAG
- a CDS encoding amino acid ABC transporter substrate-binding protein, with protein MRGFLKTIAGLLALAPAGTALAQPAADTVATIRARGSVACGVTPNTIGFASPDSRGVFQGLDADYCRAVAAAMFGDGGKVQFVPTTAPQRFPALQSGEVDVLIRTTTWTLSREAALGFEFTGVNFFDGNAFIVRKALGVSSAKQLDGASVCLQQGSTTELNVTDYFRANGMKLNPVTFENVEEIRTAFAAGRCDVYSSDTSTLAAFRMGQGDKAADYVLLPEVISKEPLGPAVRKGDAKWFDILRWVHFALLTAEEMGITQTNVSGFADSTNPDVQRFTGRTGDLGKMLGLQPDWAVQVIRATGNYSEMWERHITPMGLPRGINRLWNQGGLQYAPPMR; from the coding sequence ATGCGCGGATTCCTCAAGACCATCGCGGGCCTGCTCGCGCTCGCCCCCGCGGGCACCGCCCTGGCGCAGCCGGCGGCCGATACCGTCGCCACCATCCGCGCGCGCGGCAGCGTCGCCTGCGGCGTCACGCCCAACACCATCGGCTTCGCCTCGCCGGACAGCCGTGGCGTGTTCCAGGGGCTGGATGCCGATTATTGCCGCGCCGTGGCGGCGGCGATGTTCGGCGATGGCGGCAAGGTGCAGTTCGTGCCCACCACCGCGCCGCAGCGCTTTCCCGCCCTGCAGTCGGGCGAGGTGGACGTGCTGATCCGCACCACCACCTGGACCCTGTCGCGGGAGGCGGCGCTGGGCTTCGAGTTCACCGGGGTGAACTTCTTCGACGGCAATGCCTTTATCGTGCGCAAGGCACTGGGGGTCAGCTCGGCCAAGCAGCTGGACGGCGCTAGCGTCTGCCTGCAGCAGGGCTCGACCACCGAGCTGAACGTCACGGATTACTTCCGTGCCAACGGCATGAAGCTGAACCCGGTGACGTTTGAGAACGTGGAGGAGATCCGCACCGCCTTCGCCGCCGGGCGCTGCGACGTCTATTCCTCCGACACCTCCACCCTGGCGGCCTTCCGCATGGGGCAGGGGGACAAGGCGGCCGACTACGTGCTGCTGCCCGAGGTGATCTCCAAGGAGCCGCTGGGCCCCGCCGTCCGCAAGGGCGACGCCAAGTGGTTCGACATCCTGCGCTGGGTGCATTTCGCGCTGCTGACGGCGGAGGAGATGGGCATCACCCAGACCAACGTGTCCGGCTTCGCCGACAGCACGAACCCGGATGTCCAGCGCTTCACCGGCCGCACCGGCGACCTGGGCAAGATGCTGGGGCTGCAGCCGGATTGGGCGGTGCAGGTGATCCGCGCCACCGGCAATTACAGCGAGATGTGGGAACGCCACATCACGCCGATGGGCCTGCCGCGCGGCATCAACCGCCTGTGGAACCAGGGCGGGCTGCAATACGCGCCACCCATGCGCTAA
- a CDS encoding ATP12 family chaperone protein translates to MKRFWDIATAAPHEDGGFTVLLDGRPMRLPGGGPMRLPSLLLAEAVAGEWQQAGSAKGGEMSMEMVPLTRMAGTAIDRVAPDPQPSVDAIAAYGETDLLCYRGDDRRLAAIQDAEWQPLLDWAADSLSAPLLVTTGIIHVAQPPESLAALKRAVAALPPLELTALGLAVPLLGSLVLGLALLHGRLDAGEATRLALVDESWQQDLWGEDEEAMARRRAVGQDVALAERLMRLAAVGA, encoded by the coding sequence ATGAAACGCTTCTGGGACATCGCCACCGCCGCCCCGCACGAGGATGGCGGCTTCACCGTGCTGCTCGACGGCCGCCCCATGCGCCTGCCCGGCGGCGGGCCGATGCGCCTGCCGAGCCTGCTGCTGGCCGAGGCCGTGGCCGGCGAATGGCAACAGGCCGGCAGCGCCAAGGGCGGCGAGATGAGCATGGAGATGGTGCCGCTGACCCGCATGGCCGGCACCGCCATCGACCGCGTGGCGCCCGACCCGCAGCCCAGCGTCGACGCCATTGCCGCTTACGGCGAAACCGACCTGCTGTGCTACCGCGGCGACGACCGCCGCCTGGCCGCCATCCAGGACGCCGAATGGCAGCCGCTGCTGGATTGGGCGGCGGACAGCCTGAGCGCCCCGCTGCTGGTCACCACCGGCATCATCCACGTCGCGCAGCCGCCGGAGTCGCTGGCCGCGTTGAAGCGCGCCGTGGCCGCGCTGCCGCCGCTGGAGCTGACGGCGCTCGGCCTCGCCGTGCCGCTGCTGGGCAGCCTGGTGCTGGGGCTGGCGCTGCTGCACGGGCGGCTGGACGCGGGGGAGGCCACCCGCCTCGCCCTGGTGGACGAAAGCTGGCAGCAGGACCTGTGGGGCGAGGACGAGGAGGCGATGGCGCGCCGCCGCGCCGTGGGCCAGGATGTGGCGCTGGCGGAACGGCTGATGCGCTTGGCCGCCGTCGGGGCGTGA
- a CDS encoding prephenate dehydrogenase/arogenate dehydrogenase family protein, with amino-acid sequence MADAPVFQRLCIIGLGLIGSSLARLARERGDIAATVVACDTGPGVAARLRELGIADVVETDAARAVQGCDGVILCVPVGTFAAVMRQIAPHLAPGAVLTDSGSTKGSVLRDLVPLLPAGVHLVPGHPMAGTEHSGPDAGFATLFQGRYVILTPPSGTDAGAVAKVAAMWERAGAMLETMDATTHDKVVAIVSHLPHLIAFTICSTADDLAQETQEQVLKFAASGFRDFTRIAASDVNMWRDIFLNNRPALLEMLARFSEDAQALGRAVRWGEAGFIEDRIHRGQKVRRGLIAINQA; translated from the coding sequence ATGGCTGACGCGCCGGTCTTCCAGCGGCTTTGCATCATCGGGCTGGGGCTGATCGGCTCCTCGCTCGCCCGGCTGGCGCGGGAGCGGGGGGACATCGCCGCCACCGTCGTGGCCTGCGACACCGGGCCCGGCGTCGCGGCGCGATTGCGCGAGCTGGGCATCGCGGATGTAGTGGAAACGGATGCCGCGCGGGCCGTGCAGGGCTGCGACGGGGTGATCCTGTGCGTGCCGGTCGGCACCTTCGCGGCGGTGATGCGCCAGATCGCGCCGCATCTGGCACCGGGCGCCGTGCTGACCGACAGCGGCTCCACCAAAGGCTCCGTGCTGCGCGACCTGGTACCGCTGCTGCCCGCCGGCGTGCACCTGGTGCCCGGCCACCCCATGGCCGGCACTGAGCATTCCGGCCCGGATGCCGGCTTCGCCACCCTGTTCCAGGGCCGCTACGTGATCCTGACGCCGCCATCCGGCACCGATGCCGGGGCCGTGGCCAAGGTGGCCGCGATGTGGGAACGGGCCGGTGCCATGCTGGAAACCATGGACGCCACCACCCACGACAAGGTGGTGGCCATCGTCAGCCACCTGCCGCACCTGATCGCCTTCACCATCTGCTCGACGGCCGACGACCTGGCGCAGGAAACCCAGGAACAGGTGCTGAAGTTCGCCGCCTCGGGCTTTCGCGACTTCACGCGCATCGCGGCCAGCGACGTCAACATGTGGCGCGACATCTTCCTGAACAACCGGCCGGCGCTGCTGGAGATGTTGGCCCGCTTCAGCGAGGACGCGCAGGCGCTGGGGCGCGCCGTGCGCTGGGGCGAGGCCGGCTTCATCGAGGACCGCATCCACCGCGGCCAGAAGGTGCGGCGCGGCCTGATCGCGATCAACCAAGCCTGA